The Sphingomonas sanguinis nucleotide sequence GCGCCTTGCCGGTCGCGGGTGCCACCTTCTGGCTCGGCATAGCGGTGAGATAAGCAACGATCGCATCGACGTCCTTCTCGGCCACTGGCGCCTTATACACCTCACGCATCTTGGTGACGGTCGCCTTCCACTGATCCGCCGATAGCGCAGGCTGGGTCAGCGCCATGCTGGCTGAGTGGCACGAGGTGCAATTGGCATTGATGACGTCGGCGTGCGGACCGTCGGGGTAGGTCGCGTCGTCGGCCGGCAGGTCGACGCTGGTCGAGGCAAGCGAGAAGCCGCGCGCTGACACGCTGGCGGCCGGTGCCGGCTCGGATGTCTCGGAGATCGGAACGGGCGCCTTGCGGCTGCTCGGCGCGCCGATCGAGACGAGGATGATGCCGGTCAGGCCGATCAGGCCAGCAGCCATCATGCCGGGAGACGGAGTCTTCATGATTTGCTCGCTCCTCAGGCCGCGATGATGGTGGTGGTTTCAATGTTGCCGCGCATGAACCCGCCGGGATTCCAGATCGGCTTCATCGGCTGAGCGACACCGTTGGTGTTCCAGCAGCGCACCATGATGGGGTTAGGCCCGCGTCTCAGCGGCACCCGCCCGTCCCAGCGCCGGAAGCTGTACCTGCCCTCGTCCGCTCCGAGCGTCGTCCTGTACCAGGTGCGGCCACCGTCCGACGACACATCGACCTTGGCGACGCCGCAATCGCCGCCCATTGCGATGCCGCCGACCGGGATCGACGCTTCATAGGCGATCGCCTGACCATCGGGCAGGCTGGTCATCCAGCTACGCGGGATCATGCGATTGATCGGTACGGTCGGGAAGTCCTTGGCACCGGGCGCGACATTCGCGCCGGGTGTCGCGGGGATCTTGTAGGCCTTGGCCATCCAATACTGGTCGTCAGGGCCGGGCAGTACCTCGATCGCGTTCAGCATCTTGACCCAATAGGTCGAGTACCAGCCCGGCACGATCAGCCGGCAGGGAAAGCCGTTGAGGAGCGGCAGTTGCTCGCCGTTCATGCCGAAGGCGATCATGACCTCGCCGTCGCGGGCATGGTCGATGTCGAGTGCCTTCTCGAAGTCAGGAGCGCCCGCCACGACCGGCTGATCGAGAGCGCCGAAGCGCACCTGCACCGCGCCTGCCTTGACCCCGGCGAGGTCGAGCACGTCGCGCAGGCGAACGCCGAG carries:
- a CDS encoding c-type cytochrome; the encoded protein is MKTPSPGMMAAGLIGLTGIILVSIGAPSSRKAPVPISETSEPAPAASVSARGFSLASTSVDLPADDATYPDGPHADVINANCTSCHSASMALTQPALSADQWKATVTKMREVYKAPVAEKDVDAIVAYLTAMPSQKVAPATGKAQDPDPKVAPDVSGGTG
- a CDS encoding molybdopterin-dependent oxidoreductase, whose product is MDNFDAGLASETSRRRFLSHAALGTAGLAAAPALAQQLVDLKLPGGNAERPMTSAFPGKGSMILQRVHPPLLETPMEVFDKSVFTPNDQFFVRWHWADIPTSIDVESFRLNVFGHVNRPLSISLAQLLRLPRVEMAAVNQCSGNSRGLFQPRVAGAQWGNGAMGNAKWLGVRLRDVLDLAGVKAGAVQVRFGALDQPVVAGAPDFEKALDIDHARDGEVMIAFGMNGEQLPLLNGFPCRLIVPGWYSTYWVKMLNAIEVLPGPDDQYWMAKAYKIPATPGANVAPGAKDFPTVPINRMIPRSWMTSLPDGQAIAYEASIPVGGIAMGGDCGVAKVDVSSDGGRTWYRTTLGADEGRYSFRRWDGRVPLRRGPNPIMVRCWNTNGVAQPMKPIWNPGGFMRGNIETTTIIAA